One region of Mangifera indica cultivar Alphonso chromosome 3, CATAS_Mindica_2.1, whole genome shotgun sequence genomic DNA includes:
- the LOC123211828 gene encoding protein NUCLEAR FUSION DEFECTIVE 4: MERQRLSTKWIATVASIWIQCNSGSSYTFGIYSSTLKSSQNYDQSTLDTVSVFKDIGANVGVLSGLLYSYVTLNHRTRLNFLRGPWVVHLAGALLCFVGYFLMWASVVGLIHQPPVPLMCLFMFMAAQAQTFFNTANVVTGVMNFSDYSGTIVGIMKGFLGLSGALLIQAYETICKDNPSAYLLILALLPTFVSLLLMCLVNINGTNSFDDKKHLNAFSAVALTVAAYVMIIIILENIFTFPFWAHISTFAILVLLLAYPLKIAITAQRENTERLAQTFSPERSPLVDNPGTMTSPKFSTEEDPSEYHQLPGDTCEVKDVSSDRILAVEEDMNLLQAMCTGNFWLLFIAMLCGMGTGLATINNLSQIGESLGYTSNEISSLVSLWSIWNFLGRFGAGYVSDIILHKKGWARPIFIAITQATLSVGHIVVASGIPNTLYVGTIIVGLCYGSQWSLMPTISFEIFGVGHLGTIFNTIAIASPVGSYIFSVRVIGYLYDKVASGESNSCSGSHCFMLAFLIMASVAFFGCLVALLLFFRTRKFYSQVILRRLQHSSRS, encoded by the exons ATGGAGAGGCAGAGGCTGAGCACGAAATGGATAGCTACCGTTGCCAGCATATGGATTCAGTGCAACAGCGGTTCATCCTACACCTTCGGCATCTATTCTTCCACCCTTAAATCATCCCAAAACTATGATCAGTCAACACTCGACACAGTCTCTGTTTTCAAAGACATCGGTGCCAACGTCGGTGTCCTCTCAGGTCTCCTCTACTCGTATGTCACGCTCAACCACCGTACCCGTCTCAACTTTTTACGGGGGCCTTGGGTTGTCCACCTGGCGGGTGCTCTCCTTTGCTTCGTGGGGTACTTCTTAATGTGGGCTTCTGTTGTGGGGCTAATTCATCAGCCACCGGTGCCGTTGATGTGCTTGTTTATGTTTATGGCGGCTCAAGCTCAGACCTTTTTTAATACGGCAAATGTTGTGACGGGTGTCATGAACTTCAGCGATTACAGTGGCACGATCGTGGGTATCATGAAG GGTTTTCTTGGTCTAAGTGGAGCTTTGCTAATCCAAGCATATGAAACTATATGCAAGGACAATCCGAGCGCCTACCTTCTGATTCTTGCACTTTTGCCAACTTTTGTTTCCCTTTTGCTCATGTGTCTTGTAAACATCAATGGAACAAACTCTTTTGATGATAAGAAGCACTTGAATGCTTTCTCTGCAGTTGCTCTGACAGTGGCTGCCTATGTTATGATCATTATAATTTTGGAGAACATCTTTACTTTTCCATTTTGGGCACACATCAGTACATTCGCTATTCTGGTACTTCTACTTGCCTATCCTCTTAAAATTGCAATCACAGCCCAGAGGGAGAATACAGAGAGATTAGCTCAAACATTTTCTCCAGAGAGGAGTCCATTAGTGGACAACCCTGGTACAATGACATCCCCCAAGTTTTCCACAGAAGAGGACCCTTCAGAGTATCATCAGCTGCCTGGTGATACTTGTGAAGTGAAGGATGTTTCTAGTGACAGAATATTGGCAGTTGAGGAAGACATGAATCTCTTGCAAGCAATGTGCACTGGAAACTTCTGGCTGCTGTTCATTGCCATGTTATGTGGAATGGGCACCGGGCTGGCTACAATAAATAATCTCAGTCAAATAGGCGAATCCCTAGGCTACACAAGCAATGAAATAAGTTCTTTGGTCTCTTTGTGGAGTATATGGAATTTTCTTGGTCGTTTCGGAGCAGGGTATGTCTCAGATATAATCCTGCATAAGAAAGGTTGGGCAAGGCCAATTTTCATTGCTATCACTCAAGCAACATTGTCTGTTGGTCATATAGTTGTTGCTTCTGGTATCCCAAACACACTGTATGTGGGTACAATTATAGTGGGTCTTTGTTATGGTTCCCAGTGGTCACTTATGCCTACAATTAGTTTTGAGATATTTGGTGTTGGCCACTTGGGAACTATTTTCAACACCATTGCCATAGCAAGTCCTGTTGGATCATATATTTTCTCTGTAAGAGTAATTGGGTATCTGTATGACAAGGTAGCCAGCGGAGAAAGCAACTCCTGCTCTGGTTCTCACTGCTTCATGTTAGCTTTTCTGATAATGGCATCTGTTGCTTTTTTTGGATGTCTTGTTGCACTCCTGTTGTTTTTTCGCACAAGGAAGTTCTATAGTCAAGTTATTCTCAGACGATTGCAGCATTCCTCGAGATCATGA